The Misgurnus anguillicaudatus chromosome 12, ASM2758022v2, whole genome shotgun sequence region ATGTAAAAGTTTATgctattatgtgtttttagttttatttaggcaGGGCAAAATGGTCTGACCCGAGTTCCATaaaaggctgtttctcaatatgcgttcttcagcgatcttgcgtcctcgtgtcttcgctctacgtcatcattaacggtcgaagttcattccaattctcaagaacacaaggacagaggacgcatgaaaatacccggatgtgttcttgatatcgaggatgcatcgagtgcagacttgctgaaatcgctttacgccccagaagtcattgcggcaaaacttccgagttcgttcttccaaggtcgcctggcaagaccgatctccacgaggacgcaagtccgttctttgcgttcttggaattgagaaacagagaCACTGGTCAACGGGTTCactttgtgatcaactccccctagtggtcaaccatcggattttcgaaaatGACACGATTTGtagactgcatacgtcatcaagactgtcttacttcagaataataacaattataaagctgacttttatttttagttaatcgtaaattgttgtgatatgcttatgacttgcaaatgtgctcagtttacttaaataaaccaagcttgatgatgtatgccgcctgcatatgcgacctccagaGGCTTGAGAAACGACcctaatgaagcctcgtttgttaaagtcacgtgactcggCCAATTTGAAACGGTTGTGGCCAGAAGGTATACAGTTACGGCCAAAATCTCGTGATATCTCGCGGGATGAGCCCTGTTTTCATCCCAATCCTACCCCAGCCGAAAGCCTAAACCCAACATCCTGCGAgatttggccgtagctgtatcccttctagccataACCGTTTGAATCACGCTCTGAatcactgattcgaaacaaaagattcgtaaatatTAAGAAGCTTCTTTAAGCAGTGTTTCGACATCGCCCACCACTACCATCATGTATACAAATATGCTCTTTAGCAGAAACACACAATTACTACAAATAATCAAAGGTGTTGAATAACCATGTGAATGAAAGGTGTAATTTTCAAAGTTTCCACAAGAGGTCGCATTCAGCTTGCGCTGTAATTTTCTCTTCCCCTAGCCCTAAGAAATTGGCAACTGTTAAAAGCTCAGCAATTTTATGGGATATAGGCTACATacaatttttaatattttttttctacaaTGATATGGTGTAAATTCCCTTCACTTAATTTAGCGTTTAAAATGAGTTTTGCTTTTAAATGATTTAGTAATTAAAAATATCTTGTGAACATTCCTGCTTGAAGTTGAGGAGGAACCACATGACATTCCCAGGCTTGGAGGAGGAACGTCGCTGTAGCTGGCTACGTGCCTTCCTTCTCCTATCCTATGGGAGAAACAAAACATTACTCATAACAACTGCAGCTGCTAAGAACATAGTCTACATGTAGGTAGTTAAAAACCAAGAAAGAACAGTATTTAATGTAGGCCTACAGTAAGGTCACAGAacaggttaaagggatagttcacccaaaagtgaaaattctgtcatcatttactccctctcatgttgttacaaacctgtataaatttctttattctAATGAACacgaatgaagatattttgaggagtgttCGTAACCAAACCATCCGCGAGCCCCATTCACCTCCacagtattgttttttcctactatggaagtgaatggggatcacgaacggtttggtcacaaacattcctcaaaatttcttccttcgtgttcatctcatcaaagaaattaatacgggtttgtaacaacatgagagggagtaaatgatgacagcattttcctttttggatgaactatccctttaagacgaGTTAAGGCATCACAGGTTAAGGTACAAAACCGGGTTCTCATGATGAGATACCATCTTTGGATTTGCTTCGCGTCAACAAATGAATCGACAACATCTTGCACGTGCTAAAAGAAAAATTCCTTTGCTGTCTGTGTGAAGGAAAAGCACACAATGGTCGGGCATGTCTCCAGCACTGATCTGAACCTGTGATAAAGCTTATTGCACCAGGAGAAGACATATTAGTCATAGCTAGACCATAGCTAACTTTAACAAAACATCATAAACATCCAACCTAGCCAAGCAGATTGATGTAAACTTttcaaaatgtatgtatttaaccAAGAATGTCCCATTGAGATGTAATATTTCTTCTACCAGGTCCAGATAAACAGAAACTCAGATGCAAATCAAGACAGATTTGAATCAGTGTGGTCCTTTAATAGActtctgtttgtgttttaaaaacaaacgCATTTTTATGGACAGTATTTCTTCATGATTTGATCCCTGGAAATGGTTATTTATGGAAAGATGTAAACAGGTGTGGAAAGAGAGCTGTAACACAGGAAGAGCATCCTGTCATTCGCCTcattgtgtatatacatatgtcctctgcatttatttatatatagacATAATATAGCAGTTCAATACACATTGGTAACATGTTAAATATTTACAGTGATGTTTGtaatttgtttataataaataaagtttagaaAGGAAGAGTTTGATCTGATACAAATAAAACGGCATCTAGAAATACAGGAATAATTTCTTGCAAAAATGTGGTTGAGTTCCATAGTGATGAAATAACTCTCTCACTTTCCCTTCATAGTTGGTCATAGTTGTTAATAATCTGACAGTCTGTCTGGGTGAAAGGTGATGAGGAAACAGTGCAGTCACATCACAATAAGACACGTAAAGCAGGTAATCTGAAAGAAAACATAGATGAGATGACTGAACTGAGCCGCATTCCTTCAGCATTCTGATGGAGGAGGAATCTCATTGCCATCAGCTGCGTTTTCACTCGTGTTTAAACAGTGGCCTGAAGGCATGAGCTTTTAAACACATTCATCTATAACggtttttatatttaaacttGTGTTCATGTTAGCTGGCATTGAGGGGTGTTACAATGCAGCATGCAAAAGTTAATGATGAtacaaatctaaaaaaataaaaataaaaaatacaaatacaaatgagACCCTTTAATAGCTCAGCTGTTATATGGAGAGAACTGTTGAGAGAACTGAGATTGCATTGGGAACAATATTTTACTTTTGCAAATTTTGACTTGCGTTTCATATTCTTTCAACTGAGAAATATAGACCTAAATCATACTTGTGTGTCCTGcattgcaaataaataaataaaataaaatgtttatttttccattaGAAATGTCTGATAATTAAATTGAGATTCTTTAACTccataagcaaaaaaaaaagagtccAACACAGGTAAAAATATGTTCAATTCAATAAACAATCTTCTTATCCCTCTAGTAGATATTTGTATCTATTATAAGCTTAAACTTGcttgattttcttttttcttcaaaaacaatacttaaaaGGGCCATGgctctttggtgtccccagaactcatatgtgaagttttagctcaaaataccaaataaataatttattatagcaagtaaaaattgccacttaggtgtgtgcaaaaatgtgccgtttaaaatgcaaatgagctgatgaaatttaaacactgatcacaatgatggtttgttgcaattaaaactcaatcgTGCTTTTCTCTGGACTAAATGggagtgctgtggttggatagtgcagattaaggggtggtattattatagtaagagctccttatgacatcataaggagagccaaatttcaacgacctattttctcatgtgattgtagagaatggtttaccaaaactaagttactgggttgatctttttcacattttctaggttgacagaagcactggggacccaatcatagcacttaaacatggaaaatggCATATCAAGTAATTGTATcattttttcttcaatatttatGATGGAATTCAAGACAAAATAACTTAGATGTTCCTTTGTTATGGGCTCTTTTTTAGAGATCTCAGTACTGTCACAAACTTTGCAAAGATACAATCATCAAATTTTGTGATGCAATTCAGTCTTTCTTATATTTGTAGAGCAGCCTATagtaatgcttttaaataaCATCAATATGAATTAGTTTAGTGcagtacatttttatataactattttcttaaaattcaACTGGACAGCATGTTTCGCACAGAGGACACAATGCCTGTTTTGTTTCATCTGCAGGCCCAGACACGACCCACTATAAACGTGGCAcacagaagagagaaagagaggcagATATGGGGAGGGGGTGTAACCAAAGTAATCTCTTAATCTCAAAgacaaaacatgcattttacacctttattattatattttcattatacTATACAGTATAATGTTTTGCACTTTTCTGTGTGTTACACTTTTTTAACTCCATATTATATCAAAAGGACATCATCAAGTTTTCAAAGTTACTTTAATTCTTGATAGAACATCATTGGATTCTGATAGCATCATGTAACATCCACACTCCTAAATTCCACCAATATTTACCTTCCTCCTCAAACCCTTTATTTTCTTTCAGAGCCATCATGTAGGCGTGAAAGAAACAGGGGCAATTTCTGCTGTCTTTAGGACCTGGAGGAGGGTCCAACCACGGCAGCAGTAACTGGATCTATGGGAGGTCTCAAACAAACCAAATCTTTATAATACTCCCTTCCCGACTTCCAGAAGTTTCTTTTCCATAATATAAAATCTGCATGAAGGATTTGTCGTCGGGGGAAGACAGTTCAGAGAGGTTGTGAAAGGTTTTGGGAGCTGTGAGAGGTGAGTAACAGATGTTACAGATGTGAGAACTTTTGCTTTTGGAGGTTTCTATTGCAGCACAAGCGAGCCATATAGAAGTCATTCAAAGAGGTTTTTAAACAAAGATGTTACATGCATTGAAAGGCAGTTTTTCTAATTCTGAAAAAATAGATGCTCTTTGGAAACTTTTTTCCATAACTTTGATAATTTCACTTTAAGCAGATAAAGCGTACATGAaagattattttaaaaagaCATGCATGCTCATGCACGATTGCCTTTTTTGATGATGGATTGTAAAGGATTTCaattttgtaaaactgtaaaagtCTCTCTGAGGTTTGCTCCTTTGACTCGCCCTGATAATGGCTGTCCATATGCATTTTGAGGGTGAGCTTTATTGGCTGTTCATTGCTGGAGGGGTGGGAAAAATCCCACTCTCGTGTCAGAACTTCCTGCCATCCTGGCAGTGCTGATTCACTGATCTGAGATCTGGTGATGGCATTTCTCTATACACACAGTATATGAATGGATTTGTAAATGCTGCACTTCTGACAAACGCCAAatactttgcatttacatttttatatttgctttTGATACAAATTGACTtagtgcattcaatctatacattttttaaagttttcgtGCTCCcttgggatcgaacccatgacctttgaaTGCAATGCTCTGCCAAGTTAAGCTAACCTTATgaaaattacattgtttttataaaacctggccattttgtttttaactgtAGAAAAGACAGGATAATTTCCTAAGGGTAAAACTTACGTTTGCTTATGTCATTGCAACAAATGTTAACTTTTTATAATATAACCACGTATATTCAAGAAATATAGCTAACTTATATGGAAAAATCTGAGGGGTTAGTTAGATTACTGTGCACGTGGCACTTATGTAACATTTATTCTGTACATGTCTGCTGGACTCTTTCCTTTAGGATAGGAGACCTGCTATTAAAGGCGTGTGGGATTTCAAATTGGTAGCTTTGATGTATCTTGGCACGATTCTCAGTTTTGTTGCGGTCAGGATATAAAGACCCAGCATACAGCTTTTTAGAAATTCAATGATTTTGTTACTACACTCTTCCAAAAGGGTTCGTTGTGACGGtctatggttccataaagaatcTTTAAAGGATTgatcaattttcttaaaaaaaataatttactcaccaacatgccatccaaaatgttggtgtgtttctttgttcagtcgagaagggGTGGTGTTTTTTGAGGACAACATtccgggatttttctcattttgatggaccccaatacttaacagttttactgcagtttaacattacagtttcaaaggactctaaacgatcccaaacaaggcataagggtcttatctagcgaaaagattgtcatttttgtcaagaaaaaaatgcacttttcaaccacaacttttcgtcttccTCCAGTCCTGTGACGAGCAAGTGTGACCTCAcctaattgcgtaatgacgtcaaaaggtcacgtgttacatatatgaacacaaagacatttattagtATCGTTCGACATAAAACAACGTCGGAAAGgacctctttctccacacttgtaaacactggggcgtagtttcgcatacgtcatccgtgacctcttgacatgatgacatattacatgaggtcgcgctggcacgtcaTAGGACCGgaggtattttttatttttcttgtcgaaaatgacaatcgtttcgctagataagacccttatgcctggtttgggatcgtttagagtcctttgaaactgcaattttaaactgcattattactgttaagtgttggggtccattaaagtccattaaaatgaaaaaaatcctagaatgttttcctcaaaaaacatcatttcttctcgactgaacaatgaaagacatcaacattttggatgacatggtggtgagtaaatatctagatttttttaagaaaatggactaatcctttaaaggtaaTATAAAAAGGTATAAAAAGGTGAAGAAAAGACGGTTCTTTCAAGAAGGGTTATTTGGGTAACCAAAAATGGTTCAATGTGACCAGCTTTATTTAAGAGTATCATCTTTGAAAATCACTGTTAGATTATAATGATTAATCATTATGATTTCCCACAGGCTGTAAAATACCATGTTAGTCACAAGCGTGCTTCTCCTGTgcctgctggccaccataaacGCCAACAAAACCATCAGCAGCCATGCCACCATCCTGGCAGACAACAGCGCCACGTTGGCCTTAAACCTGTACCACAACATGGCAAAAGAGAAAGATATGGAGAACATCCTGATTTCCCCCGTGGTGGTGGCCACATCTCTGGGCCTGGTAGCTCTTGGAGGAAAATCGGACACAGCTTCTCAGGTAAAGACCATTCTTAATGCTGCTAATGTAAAAGATGAGCATCTGCACTCCGGACTATCCGAGCTTCTCACTGAAGTCAGCAATTCGACGGCGCGTAACGTCACCTGGAAAATCGGCAATCGTCTGTACGGGCCCAGCACGGTCAGTTTCGTCGATGACTTTCTGAAGAGCAGCAAGAAGCATTACAAATGCGAACATTCCAAAATAAACTTCCGCGACAAGCGCAGCGCGGTGAAGGCCATCAACGATTGGGCATCGAAGTCCACGGACGGCAAGCTGCCCGAGGTGACCAAAGATGTGGAGAAGACGGATGGAGCCATGATCGTTAATGCAATGTTTTATAAACGTATGTCTTTATCACCTTGATTATTTAATGGCGTACGAGATTTCTCGAAAAACTAACATGCGGTtcgtttctctctctctttagcaCACTGGGATCAGCAGTTTCATCATAAAATGGTGGATAATCGCGGTTTCATGGTGCATCGCTCTTATACTGTATCTGTACCCATGATGCACCGCACAGGTGAGAACGTGAAACGTTTGTGTTAGCGTAGTGGTTAAAGTTGCTAGCAAATGATAGTTGAAAGACAAGTTGGGCAAATGCTAAATGTTAAACTAATGACAGCAAGCTTTGTCTTCCAGGGATTTATGGATTTTACGACGACGAAACCAACAGTCTTTCGGTTTTGGAGATGCCGTTGGCCCACAAGATGTCATCTATAGTGTTTATCATGCCATATCACGTAGACTCTTTGGAGGGGGTGGAGAAACTCCTCACACGAAAACAACTGGAGACGTGGACTGCAAAAATGGAACAGAGGGCCGTCGCCGTGTCCCTTCCAAAGGTCAGCATGGAGGTCAGCCACAACCTGCAGGTATGTGCAAAGTGTGAAACTTTAATAGAtggtatattttttaaataatgggTTGATGAACGGGTTCATGGTGTCTTGCAGAAACATCTGGCGGACTTGGGTCTGACTGAAGCTGTAGATAAAACCAAGGCTGATTTGTCTAAGATCTCAGGGAAGAAAGATCTTTATCTTTCCAACGTGTTTCACGCCTCCGCCATGGAGTGGGACACTGAAGGAAATCCACCTGATAGCACCGTCTACGGTACCGACCAGCTCAAAAACCCAAAACTTTTTTACGCTGACCATCCCTTCGTCTTCTTGGTGAAGGACAACAAGACAAACTCCGTTCTGTTCATTGGCAGGCTGGTACGGCCGAAGGGTGACAAAATGAGGGACGAATTGTAATTCATAAGCAGGCTGTAATTTAAATGCGTGTGGATGGGATtactgtgtgtgtatttgtgcacaaatttgtgaatgtgttagcatttaaaaAGGAGAGGAGGGTGGAAGTTAGATCTTTGGACCACATGCATGTCCGTTACGTTTACTTTCAAATGtgacttaaagggacaataagtagggttttaagtgttttattaattaaaatcaatgtctttattcataaatatgtcctcgttggtgtcaaatgacctttgccagtgatctgacttttctttgtaagcttagaatttcttctctttacttacattgaacgtgtaagtccaaggaggcttccatgtcgttccgccatattgataaactatgctggcagagagggacaaaaagcactagcctaccaacgcgttttcattcagaacacgtgaactagctgaaacggacaaggagatcatcagtgattacataacggctaccgtagttgcaacacgcatttggaaaagcgaggcgctagagagcactattcgtttgaatgcaaaatacaatttcaccactagatgggggtaaatcctacttattgtccctttaaagtgtaATGTTTTATGTCAGTCCATGTCATCAGGCTCACCTGAGGTTTGGGATGTTTTCTGAGAAGGACAGCATGCTTATATTAAGTATGATCTCCAATAACTGTACTTTAAAGCTACACAAACAGCATTCTGCTCAGGGGTTTCTCTTTCTCAATGAGATTTCATAGCTTGTTGACCACCCATGCCTAGTACACATGGTTTCTACAAAttgtgtcatgaaacattcctCTTAGAAGTGCACACTTGTGTTTGTACTGAAAACGTGTCTGCACTAGAGCCTTGCGTATGAACGGGTCTGCATATGAGCTCACGTTTGCACTGCATTCGGCTTCTCACTGAACACACTGTACAAAAACACGGTTGTCAAAAATATtggtttgtttttcattttttaataaaatcagCATTTTTGAGAATGCAGTGGTTTATTTGATTTACTGAAGCACCTTAGTATACGACAAAATGGGGAGATGTAGTTAAACACAAAGCATGTAGTAATGAAATTGTGATAACAAACAAGTGTAATATTATTTACAggttttttgtgttattcagagtGTGctttagaataaaaaaaaaactactagATTTGCCCAGCTATTAATTAAAGGTGCttatttaatgtacttaaattattatattttaaataattttaccccttttttaggaaaaaatagGTTGAAATCATGCCACGTATGTTCAAGTCTAAAAAAATCCTCTGGCGACATCTAGCGGCCTTCactgaaactgcattaaaacttacAGACACTAAACTAGactacaaaacaacaaaaatctcTGCCATCTGAGCTTATCTGATGAGAAAAAATGAACTGAACACATAAAGCATACCGATATATATCGTTTCTCCAACTGTCTAAGACCTTGAGGAGACTTGCTATTCAAAAAAACAGGTGTGCCTGTCTGGTCACACATAGTATCTGATCACCTGTTTTTCACCGCACACCAAGGTTTTACCTTAAGGTTTTACCTTAAACCCACAAAACGTATAAATGCCGTGATGAAAATCACAAGTGTGGGTGTAAAAGACCCGCATCTGCTGTTTGTCGATCTTCCTTTTCCCCCACATCGGACATCTCTTTGTTATCTGAAACTGAAATCACTAACTTTATTAATAAccattacaaattatttatGTAGTGCGTTTCGGATCTTTTGCAAGTAGATTCAATGGTTTTTTAATTATTCCCATCCGGATAACGTCCCAAACATGTTGGGACAGCGCGCTGCCGCTTTAAATAACCGCTTGCCTCGCGCTTCCGCAGTTACAGGAACATGTCGCAACGTAAATCTCTCTTGGCTTTTTTTCGGCTCCTGAGATGTCTTTCTATCCCAATTCAGGTGTTTTAAGTACACATTTCGTGATATTAGGTACGTGCTCTTTAgtttttgattggctgtcagtGTCTGTTGCTAAGCATCGAGGCATAACATAACCCTGCCTCGTTTCACACTGCGCACGTTTGGCAGCGTTGCAAACCCTACTTTAGAGCATTAATTTTAAGGATATACCTGCTTCTGTATTACAATTATTAAACGCTCCTCCATCCAGGGTTAAAAGCGGGGTTTAGGAAGGAACACGTGATTAAGCGCAGCCTAAAAGACCCATACAATTTTCTATTAAAACCAGTACAATTCCCTTTTAtatctgtgatggtgtctattgtttttagCAGACAGTGAACATAATAGTGATTGGTGACTTGTATAGCAACACCCATCAGAATAATCTAAATCGGAAAGAATGTGGACTTCTGCTGACGTACAATAGGTATTGTTCGTAGCACAACTGTAGGCAAGTTCAGATTGGATGGAGCTCTGAATCCGTTACCGTGTGTGCAACTCCTCCCTCCGCCCGTCCGACCTTTGAGATCTCCGTCTTTATCATCATGGCTCCGGCGGCGGACAGACCGGGCTACTGGGGCACGCCGACCTCAACCCTCGACTGGTGTGAGGAGAATTATGTGGTCTCGTATTACATCGCGGAATTCTGTAAGTACCTTTAAACGTTACGCTTCTGTACTCTGGACGTGAAAGACAGTAAACACGGACGTGAGAGTAGAATTATCACATCCTACTACGGAAAAGTAGTATCTTAATATTCATGACTCAAGCGTATGCTATTGGCAGATTAGTGTGATGCGTCATCtattaatgttaatattaatgAGCCAGTTCCTTACCATTGGAGCATTTTATGCATCGTCAACACTAcgttattaatattaaaaagctacgcattaataatttaaagttaGAAGCAACGGCAGCATAACGTCATTAAAATGTATAGGTCTGTACCACAGTAGGATTAGAAACCGGGAGAGGCCAGCGATCGTCCGGCTGTGCGTGTACTTAAATAATAAAGCATAAAAATAATACCGGAAATAACATGAATGAAAACCAGTTCGTGCTGCTTGTAAATAGCGAGAAACGGACGATACTGAATTGTATTCATAATGCACAGAAAGACGGGCATTGATATTCCCATATGGAcgtattttttaaagtatgtaAATACTGTGGTATATTAATTTGGTAATCGGTACCACAATATTACTGTATGCTACCATTATTGTACCATGGCATTATCATGGTGCATTTCAGAGTTAATACAACATTGCCCAAATATCAGTCAGCTAAGAGTTAAAGCTTATACATGACCAGTATATGCACGTACAAGTTTATTTTGCCTGCTAGTGATAAATatcatataaaaatgtgtttatataaa contains the following coding sequences:
- the serpinh1a gene encoding serpin H1a, encoding MLVTSVLLLCLLATINANKTISSHATILADNSATLALNLYHNMAKEKDMENILISPVVVATSLGLVALGGKSDTASQVKTILNAANVKDEHLHSGLSELLTEVSNSTARNVTWKIGNRLYGPSTVSFVDDFLKSSKKHYKCEHSKINFRDKRSAVKAINDWASKSTDGKLPEVTKDVEKTDGAMIVNAMFYKPHWDQQFHHKMVDNRGFMVHRSYTVSVPMMHRTGIYGFYDDETNSLSVLEMPLAHKMSSIVFIMPYHVDSLEGVEKLLTRKQLETWTAKMEQRAVAVSLPKVSMEVSHNLQKHLADLGLTEAVDKTKADLSKISGKKDLYLSNVFHASAMEWDTEGNPPDSTVYGTDQLKNPKLFYADHPFVFLVKDNKTNSVLFIGRLVRPKGDKMRDEL